The Prunus persica cultivar Lovell chromosome G7, Prunus_persica_NCBIv2, whole genome shotgun sequence genome has a segment encoding these proteins:
- the LOC18771188 gene encoding NAC domain-containing protein 68, whose protein sequence is MSRSMSTTKESVLDLLPKFRFHPSEEEMVNLLKNKVEGQDSQAIPDEIVDKPRDLPDNESIQLFCRFLKRMMQGKASQSIPEIDVYKYEPWDLAELMFPDSPYQPRAWFSFSRPDYKSANSPRCNRATGKGFWKITGKPRQAKSRQLPKSVTCKKRTLTFHEGRVSKSRNTGCVRQEYYLTPTDPGSNPNQLSGFVLSRMKNKSTDNESDNKKHQDVSVCVESADPGISGCMASNSELDQAAGIHLISDAEEHLTYKELEHVLLGSGNQNDGEPGGFVSSDFDDMIQELCAKGGEYLDLPSPPPELPRQRQPPQLGNVPVTGDYIGSNSNNQAAAINHMIPDPEELLAYKELERVLGSCNPDDGEPGGCVSSNMLQKVYSQAEENLESFFRQFEPEDYILPIVPRTGRFLHANNYIGCNELQSAALFPQSS, encoded by the exons ATGAGCAGAAGTATGAGCACAACAAAAGAATCAGTGCTTGATTTGCTGCCCAAGTTCAGATTCCATCCCTCTGAGGAGGAAATGGTGAACCTTTTGAAGAATAAGGTGGAGGGCCAGGACTCCCAAGCCATCCCTGATGAAATCGTTGACAAGCCTCGGGATTTACCTGATAATGAATCTATCCAACTTTTTTGTCGCTTCTTGAAGAGGATGATGCAGGGCAAGGCCTCCCAATCCATCCCAGAAATCGATGTCTACAAGTACGAGCCTTGGGATTTAGCTG AGCTCATGTTCCCAGACTCTCCATATCAACCCAGGGCCTGGTTCTCCTTCAGTCGACCTGATTACAAATCTGCCAACAGTCCTCGCTGCAACAGGGCCACAGGGAAGGGCTTCTGGAAAATCACAGGCAAGCCACGACAAGCCAAGTCTCGACAACTCCCCAAATCGGTCACTTGCAAAAAGAGGACCTTGACCTTCCATGAAGGTCGTGTGTCTAAGTCCAGGAACACCGGCTGCGTCAGGCAGGAGTACTATCTCACTCCAACTGACCCAGGTTCTAATCCCAATCAGCTGAGTGGCTTTGTTCTCAGCCGCATGAAGAATAAGTCAACTGACAATGAGTCTGATAATAAGAAGCATCAGGATGTTTCAGTCTGTGTTGAATCAGCTGATCCTGGTATTTCTGGCTGCATGGCCTCTAATTCTGAGCTTGATCAAGCTGCTGGAATTCATCTGATTTCGGATGCAGAAGAACATCTGACATACAAAGAGCTAGAACATGTTCTCCTTGGAAGTGGCAATCAGAACGATGGTGAACCTGGTGGCTTTGTTTCATCTGattttgatgatatgattCAAGAG CTATGTGCTAAGGGTGGAGAATATCTGGATTtaccttctcctcctcctgagCTGCCTCGCCAACGCCAGCCACCTCAGCTGGGAAATGTTCCTGTTACTGGTGATTACATCGGCTCTAATTCTAATAACCAAGCTGCTGCTATCAATCATATGATTCCAGACCCAGAAGAACTTCTGGCCTACAAAGAGCTAGAACGTGTTCTTGGCAGTTGCAATCCTGATGATGGTGAACCTGGTGGCTGTGTTTCATCTAATATGCTTCAAAAG GTTTATTCTCAAGCAGAAGAAAATCTGGAATCGTTCTTTCGTCAATTTGAGCCAGAGGATTACATATTGCCTATTGTACCTAGAACTGGGAGATTTCTGCATGCCAATAACTATATTGGATGCAATGAGTTGCAGTCTGCAGCTCTTTTCCCACAAAGTTCTTGA
- the LOC18771155 gene encoding transcription factor bHLH10 has protein sequence MYEDTVGCNFDQNSMPESAESVLNLNPLPLSPPPQVLMPSPSETHNNNNNSFAVAENLRLSMEELSYPHQQDHHAAMEIELQNELGFNPYSTNTDHLVSFEQQTNWDNIHGVHDQMQQQLQDGANGAYPPTPDLLNLFSLPRCSPSSVLQNSSITFTNPNPRSSNFLNSLGFLGDVHGGIDTPTGTASSVPYDPLFHLNLPPQPPLFRELLQSLPHGYSLPGSRNGSLFTSGGDEGEGIGGGVYSDVINNGKQFENGVLEFSREMGSIGRGDVKGTKHFVSDKHRQATVALVATSLKRKLKDSRTIYTPSDIMRDVKHSFGCTIHYLKAWKAKELALLSIRGSAEEAYYILPAYCYELERMNPGTKTHI, from the exons ATGTATGAAGATACAGTAGGCTGCAACTTTGACCAAAACTCCATGCCAGAATCAGCAGAAAGTGTCCTCAACCTCAACCCTCTTCCCCTGTCACCTCCACCACAAGTTCTCATGCCTTCTCCCTCAGAAacccacaacaacaacaacaacagcttTGCTGTTGCAGAAAACTTGAGACTCTCCATGGAAGAGCTCTCCTACCCTCATCAACAAGATCATCATGCTGCCATGGAAATTGAGCTCCAAAATGAACTTGGGTTCAATCCATACAGCACCAATACTGACCATTTGGTTTCCTTTGAGCAACAAACCAATTGGGACAATATTCATGGTGTCCATGATCAGATGCAGCAACAATTGCAAGATGGTGCTAATGGTGCATACCCACCTACACCTGACCTTCTCAACCTTTTCAGCTTACCTAGATGCTCACCCTCCTCTGTTCTCCAAAACTCGTCCATTACCTTCACAAACCCCAACCCGAGAAGCTCGAATTTTCTGAACTCTTTGGGGTTCCTCGGAGATGTCCATGGTGGGATTGACACCCCGACAGGGACAGCGAGTTCGGTTCCCTATGACCCACTTTTCCATTTGAACCTGCCTCCACAGCCACCATTGTTCAGGGAATTGCTTCAGTCATTGCCACATGGATACAGCTTGCCAGGCTCAAGAAATGGGTCTTTGTTTACTAGTGGTGGGGATGAGGGAGAGGGGATTGGAGGAGGGGTTTACTCCGATGTGATTAATAATGGGAAGCAATTTGAGAATGGGGTGTTGGAGTTCTCCAGAGAAATGGGTTCTATTGGAAGAGGAGACGTCAAAGGGAccaaacac TTCGTAAGTGACAAGCATCGTCAAGCAACCGTAGCACTTGTAGCCACTTCACTTAAAAGGAAGTTGAAGGATTCTCGAACAATATACACACCAAGTGACATTATGAGAGATGTGAAACACAGCTTTGGTTGCACCATCCATTATTTGAAAGCTTGGAAAGCAAAGGAGTTAGCTCTATTGTCCATTAGAGGATCAGCGGAGGAGGcatattatatccttccagctTATTGCTATGAATTGGAGCGTATGAATCCCGGCACAAAAACACACATCTAA
- the LOC109950212 gene encoding uncharacterized protein LOC109950212 yields MKRTCKLKKRDHILMHFEQAAKSYSIAEFDCHFRNIKRKEHVAQYLEEAGLHKWSRAHMDGRRYNVMTTNIVESINSVLMFARMLPVVHLIGEIVNLLVKWFTERRELALNCTTTLCPNLGEKKLRNRLEDTARMNVVKLNNAQFNVLDGDKDGLVDLTNNSCSCRKFQLEQLPCKHVVAVCRFLKVNVYSKASRYYTRKTWMDVYSDTIYPVQRHGMWDIPEDVRSRVVLPPMARVMSSRRKKIRIPSQGEGTIRRKCSRCGSAGHNKSTCKNNIPLRNVS; encoded by the coding sequence ATGAAACGCACTTGCAAGTTGAAAAAGCGTGATCACATACTTATGCACTTTGAGCAGGCTGCGAAATCTTATTCCATTGCTGAATTTGATTGTCATTTTCGCAACATCAAGCGAAAGGAACATGTTGCTCAATATCTTGAAGAGGCAGGGTTACATAAGTGGTCTAGAGCTCACATGGATGGACGCCGCTACAATGTAATGACAACAAATATTGTGGAGTCAATCAACTCAGTCCTTATGTTTGCAAGGATGCTGCCAGTGGTTCATTTGATAGGGGAAATTGTTAATCTCCTTGTGAAATGGTTCACCGAACGTCGTGAGTTGGCTTTGAATTGCACAACAACATTGTGCCCCAATTTAGGAGAGAAGAAGTTGAGGAACAGGTTGGAGGATACTGCAAGGATGAATGtggttaaattaaataatgcaCAGTTTAATGTTTTGGACGGTGATAAGGACGGCCTCGTAGATTTGACGAACAACAGTTGTAGTTGTAGAAAGTTTCAGCTTGAGCAGCTACCTTGCAAGCATGTAGTTGCAGTTTGCCGCTTCTTGAAAGTAAATGTATACTCAAAGGCTTCTCGGTATTACACTCGGAAAACCTGGATGGATGTTTATTCGGATACCATCTACCCGGTACAACGTCACGGAATGTGGGATATTCCTGAAGATGTTCGAAGTCGAGTTGTGCTGCCTCCCATGGCAAGGGTCATGTCAAGCAGACGAAAGAAGATAAGAATTCCCTCGCAAGGAGAGGGCACCATTAGAAGAAAGTGCTCAAGGTGCGGTTCCGCAGGCCACAATAAAAGCACCTGTAAAAACAATATTCCATTGCGCAATGTATCTTAG